The following are encoded in a window of Ogataea parapolymorpha DL-1 chromosome VII, whole genome shotgun sequence genomic DNA:
- a CDS encoding Pentatricopeptide repeat-containing protein PET309, mitochondrial, which translates to MSNLRLALLRCTELQSATKRELALQWCLDLTTSLSRDKYRYSGLVPKLSRDRLRYIATQLQQFRRNISMTNTKFFEHNLKILAEQPSSSKLFEEAHDKVKQYIELKKTHSENEHEKAELFDYLYKNRYESLIVKLFRDSVDRFAGLKESQFYQLTTIIDRYGTLEDLNSFLEQYGTKKTSHLLRRLDNLNKTQEISAILKFQESHDANLLYYIKNYRGLSLALTKHLRHQIWTSKSPEKKQAMAKATVDILGPENCDVQFLAEAYRVLRSGDLKNRYELAKQLIDPHRKKDVIFAMLSDTSPIESCYLWANEFPDIQLTNQVPKELYILKHRYLFAGRLPKNFVQHLDLDRAQLDKFISCLIFGYSRWGDHQYVFDLVKLKSQLGLEISIIDQVGIFLATLQLDQSKAYDAFKSLPQEAHRYVVKEVLEMLGKANRWDELNAFFSSLSRLQYTPTLADYTMMFEALASRGATDQILEIWEMFLRRGMTPTDRILQAVIKSHIRKQAYADCLQWFAAYSHFKIPLSPKAYGLMLQSLSGTNELVACFQLLDELTKIKNAALKRNNFSGFMSNCAIGGDHKSIETLLSVYYPKFGLTPEASDFTWILRAHFNSQRYDTVIDIFRKLQADKLDCYGSYEVALLSASRLGTLRTFDNLWAEFSGKYKNELKVESYEPFLIAYCRRHKFNSLVKFMDGLREHYGKFPTKLLNQVFFQYMRMGKLQNAFGLIGVALSRGIEISSKTYSLVLQAGTNLVSNFNASLMEELLNNKSKDSVGFAEKDLSPAAFKSAIKCLLNENQTRKARSLFETYIETSSSYFLDNVHILALELMILGKENRWQEFDSCFNRYYSIVRQKIVHARLKNTQVYDKMDDLNFRLHTGSTLQTLDEIRLRDRSLKPGAIARYLREAIIDVWPYRLKQLVHQGQLRTIPQAVEQMLAEGFVLSSSNINEAALKLSMDPSLVHETVKFIERYLLGDLMKRGRHRFLRLQFKSSTTVPPVPIRSSPLHFHLIMMNLTKHIKALPRSEALEVLRSPVLAKRDTVLRHRSHIQENFNKLRAKALLQTSIANKHTRIEAYKEIRTKRHGYIRSRINEINEYSRLLNMLLQKISNSAVKAKGQELQDLQEHIKAYKEKLNQLQQAKAGLLKEAKNIVIDVRTKYDKKQMYNKMVETHQQQT; encoded by the coding sequence ATGAGCAACCTCAGGCTCGCACTACTGCGATGTACGGAGTTGCAGTCTGCTACCAAGAGAGAGCTTGCTTTGCAATGGTGTCTTGATTTGACCACGTCATTGTCCCGAGATAAATATCGCTATAGTGGTCTTGTTCCCAAACTTTCACGAGATCGACTGCGCTACATCGCCACCCAGTTACAGCAGTTCAGACGCAACATTTCCATGACAAATACTAAGTTTTTTGAACATAACTTGAAGATTTTGGCTGAGCAGCCATCCTCTTCCAAATTATTCGAAGAAGCTCACGATAAAGTGAAACAATATATAGAGCTAAAAAAGACGCATAGCGAAAACGAGCACGAGAAAGCCGAACTTTTCGACTACTTGTACAAAAACCGCTACGAAAGTCTAATTGTGAAACTTTTTAGAGATTCAGTCGACAGATTCGCAGGTTTAAAAGAATCACAGTTTTACCAGCTTACGACAATCATTGATAGATATGGAACACTGGAGGATTTGAACTCTTTTCTTGAGCAATATGGTACCAAGAAGACAAGTCACCTGCTTCGAAGGCTTGATAACTTGAATAAGACGCAAGAAATAAGTGCGATACTAAAGTTCCAAGAATCTCACGACGCCAACTTACTATATTATATTAAAAACTACCGAGGATTATCATTAGCGCTCACTAAACACCTTAGGCACCAGATATGGACTTCAAAGTCTCCAGAAAAGAAGCAAGCCATGGCCAAGGCAACAGTGGATATTTTGGGTCCTGAGAATTGCGATGTCCAATTCTTAGCAGAGGCTTATCGCGTACTTCGCTCTGGggatttgaaaaataggTATGAGTTGGCAAAGCAGCTAATTGATCCTCACAGAAAGAAAGACGTTATATTTGCTATGCTCTCAGATACCAGTCCGATTGAAAGCTGCTACTTATGGGCGAACGAATTTCCTGACATACAATTAACAAATCAAGTCCCGAAGGAACTTTACATTCTTAAACACAGATATCTATTTGCTGGAAGGCTcccaaaaaattttgttCAGCACCTTGATCTGGACCGCGCTCAATTGGACAAGTTCATCAGTTGTCTTATTTTTGGGTACTCGCGCTGGGGTGACCATCAATATGTGTTTGACCTTGTCAAATTGAAGAGTCAACTGGGGCTTGAAATTTCAATAATTGATCAAGTTGGGATTTTTCTGGCCACTCTGCAACTTGACCAAAGCAAAGCGTATGACGCTTTCAAGAGTCTGCCTCAGGAGGCACATCGATATGTTGTCAAAGAGGTGCTCGAGATGCTCGGCAAGGCTAATCGATGGGATGAATTAAATGCTTTTTTCTCTAGTTTGTCCCGATTGCAGTACACCCCAACCCTGGCAGATTATACAATGATGTTCGAGGCACTCGCTAGTCGTGGAGCTACGGACCAAATTCTAGAAATATGGGAGATGTTTTTAAGAAGGGGAATGACCCCAACTGATAGAATATTACAGGCCGTTATTAAGTCACATATAAGGAAACAGGCATATGCTGACTGTTTGCAATGGTTTGCTGCCTATTCGCATTTTAAGATTCCTTTATCACCCAAAGCATATGGCTTGATGCTACAGTCACTTTCAGGAACGAACGAGCTAGTGGCATGTTTCCAGCTTTTGGATGAGCTGACCAAGATTAAAAATGCTGCTCTGAAGAGGAACAATTTCTCAGGATTTATGAGTAATTGTGCTATTGGAGGAGACCATAAGAGCATTGAGACGCTTTTGAGCGTGTATTACCCCAAGTTCGGACTTACGCCAGAGGCGTCTGATTTTACTTGGATTTTGAGGGCCCACTTCAACTCACAAAGATACGACACTGTGATCGACATATTCAGAAAACTGCAAGCTGACAAGTTAGACTGCTACGGTAGTTACGAGGTGGCTTTATTATCAGCATCACGATTGGGCACCTTGCGGACTTTTGACAATCTGTGGGCCGAATTTTCTGGCAAAtacaagaacgagctgaagGTCGAGTCGTACGAACCATTTTTGATTGCATACTGCCGTCGTCACAAGTTTAACAGCTTAGTCAAGTTCATGGATGGTTTGAGGGAACATTACGGAAAGTTCCCTACGAAGTTGCTGAACCAGGTTTTCTTTCAATACATGCGAATGGGAAAGTTGCAGAACGCTTTCGGTCTAATTGGAGTTGCACTCTCCAGGGGAATCGAAATTAGCTCCAAGACTTATTCTTTGGTTCTTCAAGCTGGAACGAATTTGGTTAGCAATTTCAATGCTTCCCTTATGGAGGAACTGCTGAACAACAAATCCAAGGACTCTGTGGGATTTGCAGAGAAGGATCTAAGTCCAGCGGCTTTCAAATCGGCTATTAAGTGCTTGTTGAATGAGAACCAGACTCGGAAGGCTCGTTCTTTATTTGAAACGTACATCGAAACGTCCAGTTCATACTTTTTGGACAACGTTCATATTTTAGCCCTAGAGTTGATGATTCTTGGTAAGGAAAACCGGTGGCAGGAATTTGACAGTTGCTTCAACAGGTATTATTCCATTGTAAGACAGAAAATTGTTCACGCTCGTCTGAAAAACACGCAGGTGTACGATAAGATGGACGATCTTAATTTCCGTTTGCATACAGGCTCTACCTTGCAAACTCTGGACGAAATCAGGCTGCGAGACAGATCCTTGAAACCTGGAGCGATTGCCCGGTATTTGAGGGAAGCAATTATCGATGTCTGGCCTTACCGCTTGAAGCAATTGGTTCATCAAGGCCAGCTGAGAACAATTCCCCAAGCCGTCGAGCAGATGCTTGCCGAGGGTTTCGTGCTGAGCAGCTCCAACATTAACGAAGCAGCACTCAAGTTAAGTATGGATCCGTCTCTGGTCCATGAAACCGTCAAGTTCATTGAGCGTTACTTATTAGGAGATCTCATGAAACGCGGCAGACACCGTTTCCTGAGGTTGCAGTTCAAAAGTTCAACGACGGTGCCGCCTGTTCCGATCCGCTCGAGTCCCCTGCACTTCCATTTAATAATGATGAATCTTACGAAGCACATCAAGGCTCTGCCGCGATCAGAAGCTCTGGAAGTGTTGCGGTCCCCGGTTTTAGCCAAGAGAGATACCGTTTTACGCCACAGGTCACATATACAAGAGAACTTCAACAAACTTAGGGCCAAAGCGCTTTTGCAAACCAGTATCGCCAACAAACACACGCGCATTGAAGCCTATAAAGAAATCCGCACAAAGCGCCACGGGTATATTCGCTCTCGAATAAATGAGATCAACGAGTATTCGAGGCTGCTCAATATGCTGCTACAGAAGATTTCGAATTCTGCAGTCAAGGCGAAGGGACAGGAGTTGCAAGATCTACAGGAACACATCAAAGCTTACAAGGAGAAGCTCAATCAACTGCAACAAGCCAAAGCCGGGCTTCTTAAAGAGGCCAAAAATATCGTGATTGACGTTCGGACGAAATATGACAAAAAACAAATGTACAACAAGATGGTCGAGACCCATCAGCAGCAAACATAG
- a CDS encoding DHHC-type Zn-finger protein: MFWHTVTKSNSANKISGALFLLCILLLPLVAIFLAEHLRYIYLGVTTNETAKWDYIRYLFENRLLYRVDTENGCRYVIANETGYTTLSGTEVDVREPKLVHSWKDLQNIYDKGFISNLVERIFPKAL; this comes from the coding sequence ATGTTTTGGCATACAGTAACGAAGTCCAACTCCGCCAATaaaatttctggagctctATTTTTATTATGCATTTTATTGCTGCCATTGGTAGCAATATTCTTAGCAGAACATCTGCGGTACATTTACTTGGGGGTTACCACTAACGAGACTGCTAAATGGGACTACATTCGGTACTTATTTGAAAACCGCTTATTGTACAGAGTTGACACAGAGAATGGTTGCAGGTACGTGATCGCCAATGAGACAGGATATACCACTTTGAGTGGCACTGAAGTAGATGTCCGTGAACCTAAACTGGTCCATTCCTGGAAGGACTTACAAAACATCTACGACAAAGGGTTCATTTCGAACCTCGTTGAACGTATTTTTCCGAAAGCTTTATAA
- a CDS encoding Phospholipid-transporting ATPase DNF1, whose amino-acid sequence MSQDPDNSVGSPFEDSYEFTADESDFRFVPGSSITNTPRSTAPPSGRSASKRSQRSQFQDTSFDTADEYEDDVFGMTKSDSKKFSTVNLQDAHVRFEGQGSEDDEEEGDYVGDLPRSNSTAIKRHRWGTQRRKDGNPLSRNKTFKRSISKKMPGRRMFSGGDSAERDDDNDDGSQDRSSEKRNIYWNLALPDNEKDSDGNPPEYTRNKIRTTKYTPLSFIPKNLYYQFENVANIYFLIMIIMGAFEIFGVPSPALSAVPLIVIVAITAFKDALEDSRRTGLDLEVNNQVTHILKGMDNPNFNGEHISLWRRIKKFSSHRMLDLIHKVKGKKTIDPLRDDPADIRKSIDSFDYRKSFQGDHAASSASLTSDAAADPFSDKNEEIGGDMFSTRIEPFTAPPSSTSHNNLNPTFKKDYWKNVHVGDIVKIKANESIPVDLLILSTSDADGACYTETKNLDGETNLKVKQALKCSSASIKSVNDLARCKFWLESEGPKANLYNYQGNLKYYVAGDDTNKMSNEPVTINNMLLRGCTLRNTKWVVGMVVFTGDDTKIMMNAGVTPSKRSRISRELNGCVVFNFVLLFLLCFVSGLVNGIYYHKPYTIRNYFEYGTIAGSAAANGVLGFFVALILYQSLVPISLYISIEIIKTAQAFFIYSDVNMYYEKLDYPCTPKSWNISDDLGQIEYIFSDKTGTLTQNVMEFKKCTINGVTYGRAYTEAYAGIRRRQGIDVEEEAAREKEEIAKDKVEMINMLRVINQGKLSPDVQDELTFVSKPFAEDLKGNSGIAQKQALEHFMLALALCHSVLTEPSEKYPGKMELKAQSPDEAALVATAKDVGFEFVRRTKKGLVLNVQGVEKEYQILNILEFNSTRKRMSVMIKIPPTDKNKEPTVLLICKGADSIIYSRLGQSNDQELLDKTAIHLEEFATEGLRTLCIAQRELTWSEYEEWQARHNVASSALDQREEKMEEVASSIEQDLTLLGGTAIEDRLQDGVPDSIQLLAKAGIKLWVLTGDKVETAINIGFSCNMLENGMDLLVIKTSGDDIESLFTEGEIKSLAGDKSELVLALIEKYLNTHFDMEGSLEELQRAKKNHSLPTGNFGLVIDGEALKLALNEKTKYKFLLLCKQCKAVLCCRVSPAQKAAVVKLVKESLDVMTLAIGDGSNDVAMIQAADVGVGIAGEEGTQAVMSADYALGQFRYLARLVLVHGRWSYKRLAEMIPSFFYKNVVFTLALFWYGIYDDFDGTYLFEYTYLMFYNLAYTSLPVIFMGIFDQDVPGHISLLVPQLYQTGILRTEWTMEKFWWYMTDGFYQSLISYFYPYFLYYKNSVVTFNGLSLDHRYLVGALVATIATTSCDLYVLFHIHRWDWLTVLIISLSILVVFGWTGVWSSSTYSGEFYKSAARMYGTPSFWACYFPGVLTCILPRFAYDFICKLWYPKDIDIIREAVAKGDFDQYHEDYDPTDPDRAKISNYTKEQLAEAPIHLPDTPVSPFRDSINGTGGKRASVFQRLFKKNRDLTASPIPISESVDTLATEEIEMEFTGGYNHDGLQRPSLTVKRDPRIMTDADRMARLRSRISRNSLDANRQRSLDLTRQQMEELEGRESSPQRLRSSLEIPGVTTAENLIGRLSKEHERE is encoded by the coding sequence ATGTCACAGGATCCGGATAACAGCGTGGGAAGTCCCTTTGAGGACAGCTATGAGTTCACGGCTGATGAGTCAGACTTCCGGTTTGTCCCAGGAAGCTCTATCACAAATACACCACGTTCTACGGCCCCTCCTAGTGGGAGGTCGGCTTCCAAAAGATCGCAACGCTCGCAGTTCCAGGACACATCATTTGATACCGCGGATGAGTATGAAGATGATGTGTTCGGAATGACAAAGTCCGATTCGAAAAAGTTCTCTACGGTCAATTTGCAGGATGCACATGTTAGATTTGAGGGTCAGGGAAGCGAGgacgatgaagaggaggGCGATTATGTAGGCGATTTGCCACGGTCAAATAGCACGGCCATCAAGAGACACAGATGGGGTACTCAGAGACGGAAGGACGGAAACCCCTTGTCCAGAAATAAAACGTTCAAACGGAGTATTTCGAAGAAAATGCCGGGCCGGAGAATGTTCAGCGGCGGAGATTCTGCTGAAAGGGACGACGATAACGATGATGGAAGTCAAGATCGATCATCAGAAAAGAGGAACATCTATTGGAACCTTGCTTTGCCGGACAACGAAAAGGACAGTGATGGCAATCCTCCAGAATACACAAGAAACAAGATTCGGACCACCAAGTATACACCACTGTCATTCATTCCTAAAAACTTGTACTACCAATTTGAAAACGTCGCTAACATCTACTTCTTGATCATGATTATAATGGGAGCCTTTGAGATTTTCGGAGTTCCCAGCCCTGCATTATCAGCCGTTCCACTGATTGTTATTGTGGCTATTACGGCATTCAAAGATGCGCTTGAAGATTCAAGACGTACAGGTTTGGACCTTGAGGTCAACAACCAAGTCACTCACATTTTGAAGGGCATGGATAATCCTAATTTCAATGGGGAGCATATCAGCTTGTGGAGGAGAATAAAGAAATTTTCATCTCACCGTATGCTGGATTTAATCCATAAAGTGAAGGGCAAGAAAACAATAGATCCTCTTAGAGACGATCCAGCAGATATTAGAAAGTCGATAGATAGCTTCGATTACAGAAAAAGTTTTCAGGGCGACCATGCTGCTAGCTCAGCATCGCTGACTAGtgatgcagcagcagatccatTTTCGGACAAGAATGAGGAAATTGGAGGAGATATGTTTTCGACCAGAATTGAGCCATTTACAGCTCCTCCCTCATCCACGAGTCACAATAATTTGAATCCaactttcaaaaaagattatTGGAAAAATGTTCACGTCGGTGATATTGTTAAGATCAAAGCTAATGAGTCGATACCAGTTGATCTTTTAATTTTGTCAACTTCTGATGCTGATGGGGCTTGTTATACTGAGACCAAGAATTTGGACGGTGAAACTAATTTGAAAGTCAAACAGGCATTAAAGTGCTCATCGGCATCAATCAAATCCGTTAATGATTTAGCCAGATGCAAATTTTGGCTGGAGAGCGAGGGACCGAAAGCCAACTTGTACAATTATCAAGGAAACCTAAAGTATTATGTTGCTGGAGATGATACCAACAAAATGTCTAATGAGCCGGTTACAATCAATAACATGCTCCTTCGTGGTTGTACATTGAGAAACACTAAATGGGTTGTTGGAATGGTTGTCTTTACTGGTGACGATACAAAAATTATGATGAACGCTGGCGTAACACCTTCCAAAAGATCAAGAATCTCTCGTGAACTGAATGGTTGTgtcgttttcaattttgttTTGCTTTTCCTTTTATGTTTTGTCAGTGGTTTGGTTAATGGAATTTACTATCACAAACCGTATACCATCAGGAACTATTTTGAGTATGGAACTATTGCGGGTTCGGCAGCTGCAAATGGTgttcttggatttttcGTTGCGCTGATCTTATACCAATCTTTGGTCCCGATCTCTCTTTATATCTCTATTGAGATCATCAAAACAGCACAGGCATTTTTCATTTATTCAGATGTTAACATGTACTATGAGAAGCTGGATTATCCATGTACCCCAAAGTCTTGGAATATCTCTGATGATCTCGGTCAGATTGAGTAcattttcagcgacaaAACTGGTACCTTAACGCAAAATGTGATGGAATTCAAAAAATGTACAATTAATGGTGTCACGTATGGGCGGGCTTATACTGAAGCTTATGCGGGTATTAGAAGACGTCAAGGAATTGacgttgaagaagaggctGCCAGGGAGAAGGAAGAGATCGCCAAAGATAAAGTCGAAATGATCAATATGCTGAGAGTCATTAATCAGGGAAAACTATCACCAGATGTCCAAGATGAGCTGACTTTCGTCTCGAAGCCATTCGCGGAAGACTTGAAAGGAAACTCTGGAATCGCCCAAAAGCAGGCTTTGGAACATTTTATGCTTGCGCTAGCTCTGTGTCACAGCGTTCTAACTGAGCCATCAGAAAAATACCCAGGAAAAATGGAGCTAAAAGCACAAAGTCCTGACGAAGCAGCACTTGTGGCTACAGCGAAAGACGTTGGGTTTGAGTTTGTCAGAAGAACTAAAAAGGGTCTGGTTCTGAACGTTCAAGGTGTTGAGAAGGAGTATCAAATTTTGAACATTTTGGAGTTCAACTCGACTAGAAAAAGAATGAGTGTTATGATAAAGATTCCTCCAACGGATAAAAACAAAGAGCCAACTGTTCTTTTGATTTGTAAAGGTGCTGACTCCATTATTTATTCTAGATTGGGCCAATCGAACGATCAGGAGTTACTAGACAAAACCGCGATCCACCTAGAGGAATTTGCAACAGAGGGATTGAGAACCTTGTGCATTGCTCAGAGAGAGCTAACGTGGTCCGAATATGAAGAATGGCAGGCCAGACACAATGTTGCATCTTCTGCTTTGGATCAAAGGGAAGAAAAAATGGAAGAGGTTGCTTCTTCCATTGAACAGGATTTGACTCTTCTCGGAGGAACTGCTATTGAGGATCGTCTTCAAGATGGTGTTCCTGATTCGATTCAACTTTTGGCAAAGGCAGGTATCAAGCTTTGGGTTTTGACCGGTGACAAGGTTGAGACTGCCATCAACATTGGCTTTTCCTGTAATATGCTAGAAAATGGGATGGATTTGCTTGTCATCAAGACATCAGGAGACGACATCGAATCTTTGTTCACCGAAGGTGAGATTAAATCTTTAGCTGGGGACAAGTCGGAATTGGTTTTGGCTCTTATTGAGAAATACCTGAACACACATTTTGACATGGAAGGTTCATTGGAAGAGCTTCAGCGTGCCAAGAAAAATCATTCTCTTCCCACTGGAAACTTTGGCTTGGTCATTGATGGTGAAGCCTTGAAATTGGCACTCAACGAGAAAACAAAGTACAAATTTCTACTTTTGTGCAAACAATGTAAAGCTGTCCTTTGTTGTCGTGTTTCTCCCGCACAGAAGGCTGCGGTGGTGAAGCTTGTTAAGGAAAGTCTGGATGTCATGACCTTGGCTATTGGTGACGGATCCAATGATGTGGCTATGATTCAGGCCGCTGACGTCGGTGTTGGTATCGCCGGTGAGGAAGGAACCCAAGCCGTGATGTCGGCAGACTACGCTCTTGGTCAATTCAGATATCTGGCAAGATTGGTTTTAGTTCATGGAAGATGGTCCTATAAACGGCTTGCAGAAATGATTCCAAGTTTCTTCTACAAAAACGTGGTTTTCACGCTGGCACTCTTTTGGTACGGAATTTacgacgatttcgacgGAACATACCTGTTCGAATACACGTATTTGATGTTCTACAACTTGGCATATACCTCACTGCCAGTCATTTTCATGGGCATTTTCGACCAAGATGTTCCGGGACATATCTCCTTGTTGGTGCCTCAGCTTTACCAAACTGGCATTTTGAGGACCGAATGGACAATGGAAAAATTTTGGTGGTATATGACGGATGGTTTTTACCAATCGTTGATTTCATACTTCTACCCTTACTTCCTCTACTACAAGAATAGTGTTGTCACTTTCAACGGACTGAGTTTGGATCACAGATACCTGGTTGGTGCCCTGGTCGCAACCATCGCCACCACTTCATGCGACTTGTATGTTCTGTTCCATATTCACAGATGGGATTGGCTGACGGTTCTTATTATTTCTCTATCGATCCTTGTGGTGTTTGGATGGACCGGTGTTTGGTCGTCATCTACCTATTCGGGAGAATTTTATAAGTCGGCTGCTCGCATGTATGGCACACCATCTTTTTGGGCATGTTATTTCCCCGGTGTTTTAACTTGTATTTTACCAAGATTCGCGTATGACTTCATTTGCAAACTGTGGTATCCGAAGGACATTGACATTATCAGGGAAGCCGTTGCCAAAGGAGACTTTGATCAATATCACGAGGATTATGATCCAACAGATCCAGATAGAGCAAAAATCTCAAACTACACTAAAGAACAGTTGGCGGAGGCTCCTATTCATCTACCGGACACGCCTGTCTCTCCTTTCAGAGATTCGATCAATGGAACAGGTGGAAAACGTGCGTCAGTCTTCCAGCGACTATTCAAAAAAAACAGGGACTTAACCGCATCTCCAATTCCAATTTCCGAATCTGTGGATACTCTGGCTACGGAAGAAATTGAAATGGAATTTACAGGTGGTTACAACCATGATGGTTTGCAGAGACCTTCTTTGACCGTGAAAAGAGACCCTCGAATTATGACAGATGCTGACCGAATGGCTCGTCTTAGAAGCCGGATCAGTCGGAACTCTCTGGACGCTAATAGACAGAGGTCCTTAGATTTGACAAGACAGCAAATGGAGGAATTGGAAGGCCGCGAATCTTCCCCCCAACGTTTGCGTTCAAGCCTAGAAATTCCTGGTGTGACGACAGCTGAGAATTTGATAGGGCGTCTTTCAAAAGAACATGAAAGAGAATGA